One stretch of Aquimarina sp. Aq107 DNA includes these proteins:
- a CDS encoding alpha/beta fold hydrolase, which translates to MKNITAVVLLVLSCLTTIQSQKGSLQETETFFPNVNVLKEDTIEYKFLSVPENWDDSKGNTIKIAVCILKNKSNKANADAVVFIQGGPGASGVQNIRSWYKHPLREKNDIVLFDIRGTGFSEPRLCPDLGKKFMEILAKNQSETEDEKQKTSEALSCKQDLLNQGVDIEAYNSLSVSQDLHALKKLLGYSNWHVYGASYGTYMAQVYTSMFPNDIKTLSLDSPISDISTYYTRNTTNYMSSLSKVFKKCLSDSDCHNQYPDLKTIYYKTIADLEENPITVKVDKKIIASGEFTYNSEDFKIAIQQALYNKKLVEVIPLLIYQFHERNEDALGNLVAAFSSLLGMDYGVYFCVSCNETLPNNKISEYQTDASKYKGLKGGVAFYKSDFKVCEKWNLNRRDTIVPHDLSKLSSISSPVLVFSGEYDPITPVTNGDEVARKFKKGYTVIGHNLGHVPGFTKTGNQVVEAFINDLNKKLDVSAFNNEDAIDFVNGVVINPGVSKVGNNLSKLNLVFLLPLFVALLIMFVFIFTYVTKLLKKQYNTNSDKIIRVLSALTSIVGITGLISLVLALMKVAGQNYFVLAFGLPENFNYIFIVLLIFSVLLFITMLYFIVRIKIINDRSIVFSVLFSNMLLATYLFYWGVL; encoded by the coding sequence ATGAAAAATATAACAGCAGTCGTATTGTTGGTCCTTAGTTGTTTAACCACAATACAAAGTCAAAAAGGATCTTTACAAGAGACAGAAACTTTTTTCCCTAACGTAAACGTATTAAAAGAAGATACAATAGAATATAAGTTTCTTTCTGTTCCTGAAAATTGGGATGATTCTAAAGGAAATACAATAAAAATTGCAGTTTGTATATTAAAAAATAAGTCTAATAAAGCGAATGCCGATGCTGTTGTTTTTATTCAAGGAGGTCCTGGAGCTAGTGGCGTTCAAAACATTAGATCTTGGTATAAGCATCCTCTACGGGAAAAGAATGATATTGTCTTATTTGATATTAGAGGGACTGGGTTTTCAGAACCTAGACTTTGTCCTGATCTAGGGAAGAAATTTATGGAAATCTTGGCTAAAAATCAATCAGAAACAGAAGATGAAAAACAAAAAACATCAGAGGCTTTGTCCTGTAAACAGGATCTTCTAAATCAAGGAGTGGATATAGAAGCTTATAATAGTTTATCGGTTTCACAGGATTTACATGCTTTAAAGAAATTATTGGGATATTCCAATTGGCACGTATATGGAGCTTCATATGGAACATATATGGCTCAGGTTTATACAAGTATGTTTCCAAATGATATTAAAACTTTATCATTGGATTCTCCCATTTCTGATATATCAACGTACTATACAAGGAATACTACTAATTATATGAGTAGTCTTTCTAAAGTTTTTAAAAAATGTTTGAGCGATTCAGATTGTCATAATCAATATCCTGATTTGAAGACGATATATTATAAAACTATTGCAGATTTGGAAGAAAATCCGATAACTGTAAAAGTTGATAAGAAAATAATTGCATCTGGAGAATTTACATATAATTCAGAAGATTTTAAAATAGCAATACAGCAGGCATTATATAACAAAAAACTTGTGGAGGTAATTCCGCTTTTAATCTATCAATTTCATGAAAGAAATGAAGATGCTCTTGGAAATTTAGTAGCTGCATTTTCTAGCTTGCTTGGAATGGATTATGGAGTGTATTTTTGTGTAAGCTGTAATGAAACACTTCCTAACAATAAAATTTCAGAATATCAAACTGATGCATCCAAGTATAAAGGACTGAAAGGTGGGGTTGCATTTTATAAATCGGATTTTAAGGTTTGCGAGAAATGGAATCTTAATCGACGGGACACAATAGTGCCTCATGATTTATCTAAATTATCAAGTATATCATCTCCAGTACTCGTATTTTCTGGTGAGTATGATCCTATAACTCCAGTTACAAATGGTGATGAAGTAGCTCGAAAATTTAAAAAAGGATATACAGTTATTGGACATAATCTAGGTCATGTTCCAGGTTTTACAAAAACGGGTAATCAAGTAGTTGAAGCTTTTATTAATGATCTAAATAAAAAATTAGATGTCTCTGCATTCAACAATGAGGATGCGATAGACTTTGTTAATGGAGTTGTTATTAATCCAGGTGTCTCAAAAGTTGGTAATAACTTAAGTAAATTAAATTTAGTCTTTTTACTTCCATTGTTTGTGGCACTATTAATAATGTTTGTTTTTATTTTTACATATGTGACTAAATTATTGAAGAAACAATACAATACTAATTCCGATAAAATAATAAGAGTTCTTAGTGCTCTAACATCTATTGTTGGGATCACTGGTTTGATTAGTCTCGTTTTGGCTTTAATGAAAGTAGCTGGTCAAAACTATTTTGTTTTAGCATTTGGTCTGCCTGAAAACTTCAATTATATATTTATCGTATTACTAATATTTAGTGTATTGCTCTTTATAACTATGTTATACTTCATAGTTCGGATTAAAATTATCAATGATAGAAGCATTGTTTTTTCAGTGTTATTCTCAAACATGCTACTAGCTACTTACCTATTCTATTGGGGTGTTTTATAA
- a CDS encoding 4'-phosphopantetheinyl transferase superfamily protein: protein MTQILYSYISEENHCYLMKEVASKFSTDFQNKLLKYRRWQDAQLSLLGRILLGTGLENIDIPFCENNVIYTSHNKPYFKEGKVKFNISHSGNMVVCAITETCEIGIDIEMLHSLHLGDFKTQMTALEWQRIISSDNPESSFFDYWTQKEAVIKALGIGLSLPLNSFEIIDNKTIIDKENFFLKEIQLDNKYKCHIAFKDEVDSRVLNLQMINPIPIFKQY, encoded by the coding sequence ATGACGCAAATTCTTTATTCATATATATCAGAAGAAAACCATTGTTATTTGATGAAGGAAGTAGCATCAAAATTTTCTACTGATTTTCAAAATAAACTCTTAAAATACAGAAGATGGCAAGATGCTCAATTGTCATTATTGGGAAGAATTCTTCTAGGTACAGGATTAGAAAATATAGATATACCTTTTTGCGAGAATAACGTAATATATACTAGCCACAACAAGCCTTATTTTAAGGAAGGTAAAGTGAAGTTTAATATCTCTCACTCAGGGAATATGGTTGTTTGTGCAATAACAGAAACTTGTGAAATAGGAATAGATATCGAAATGTTACACAGTCTTCATCTTGGGGATTTTAAAACTCAAATGACAGCTTTAGAGTGGCAACGAATAATTTCTTCAGATAATCCTGAAAGCTCTTTCTTTGATTACTGGACACAAAAAGAAGCTGTTATAAAAGCTCTTGGTATTGGGCTTTCTCTTCCATTAAATTCTTTTGAGATAATAGACAATAAAACTATAATTGATAAAGAAAACTTCTTCCTAAAAGAAATTCAATTAGATAATAAATACAAATGTCATATAGCATTTAAAGATGAAGTTGATTCAAGAGTATTAAACCTTCAAATGATAAATCCAATTCCAATATTCAAACAATATTGA
- a CDS encoding mechanosensitive ion channel family protein has protein sequence MEKLGLTKENWDQFTTWIWDFLPGLISAIIIFFVGIWIINIFSKALRKFFQRKDYDETLEKFLYDLINIGLKILLIVLVVTQLGVQTSSLVAILGAAGLAIGLALQGSLSNFAGGVLILFFKPFKIGDFIEAQGISGTVKEISIFTTKVNTFGNQLAVIPNGKISNGNIINYSAEDRRRGKIEIGVSYDSNIKEAKEIILDLINGQEKVIKDPAPEIYVSELGDSAVTLSLRFWALNDDFWAVHFYTIEEAKKRLESNGVSIPFPQTDVHLYSKESKK, from the coding sequence ATGGAGAAATTAGGACTTACAAAGGAAAACTGGGATCAATTTACGACTTGGATTTGGGATTTTTTACCAGGATTAATTTCGGCAATTATTATATTTTTTGTTGGTATATGGATTATTAATATTTTTAGTAAAGCACTTCGTAAATTCTTCCAAAGGAAAGATTATGATGAGACATTAGAAAAATTCTTATATGATCTAATAAATATAGGTCTTAAAATTTTACTCATAGTATTAGTTGTTACTCAATTAGGTGTTCAGACATCTTCTCTCGTAGCAATTTTAGGAGCAGCTGGATTAGCTATTGGTTTAGCATTGCAGGGATCTTTGTCTAATTTTGCTGGCGGAGTTCTTATTTTGTTCTTTAAACCTTTTAAGATTGGGGACTTTATAGAAGCGCAAGGTATTTCGGGTACTGTTAAGGAAATCTCCATATTTACTACTAAAGTAAATACTTTCGGGAACCAACTAGCAGTGATACCAAATGGTAAGATATCTAACGGTAATATAATTAATTACTCTGCAGAAGATAGAAGAAGAGGTAAGATAGAAATAGGAGTTTCTTACGATAGTAATATAAAAGAAGCTAAAGAGATTATATTGGATTTGATCAATGGTCAAGAGAAGGTTATTAAAGATCCAGCTCCTGAGATATATGTTTCTGAACTAGGAGATAGTGCTGTGACTTTATCTTTACGTTTTTGGGCACTTAATGATGATTTTTGGGCTGTTCATTTTTATACTATAGAGGAAGCTAAAAAAAGACTTGAATCTAATGGAGTCTCAATACCATTTCCGCAAACTGATGTACATTTATATTCTAAAGAGTCTAAAAAATAA
- a CDS encoding DUF2652 domain-containing protein — protein sequence MAESLLFIPDISGYTKFVQNTEIEHSQHVIAELLEVLIKANTQNLKLAEVEGDALFFYKEGVVLSQEKLLAQIETMFTAFYSHLKVLEKNRICPCNACATAPDLQLKIIAHSGELQFITVQAKRKPFGKIVIEAHRLLKNSILSDNYALLSEDLSTVIGISDDYRSQLFNFSKYEDVYDEKNIKYLFSEIDKENLKLTSYETPYEVHFDKSPILEIQKEYSVSAGELLEYITNYSYRHHWVKGVNEFVYNPDEVTRLGTEHVCVIDGKRLNFTTVTKSVESDRLIYGEHTTDIPVIDGMYQFYTLVTTSENSCKLILELYPEAKSIFKKIMLHLVMKRSFRKSIKESLDNLEVYVNNK from the coding sequence ATGGCTGAATCTTTATTATTTATACCAGATATATCTGGATATACAAAATTTGTTCAAAATACAGAAATAGAGCACAGTCAGCATGTGATTGCAGAGCTGTTAGAGGTTTTGATTAAGGCTAATACTCAAAATTTAAAATTAGCTGAAGTTGAAGGAGATGCGCTTTTTTTTTATAAAGAAGGAGTAGTTCTTTCTCAAGAGAAGTTGTTGGCGCAAATAGAAACAATGTTTACAGCTTTTTATAGTCATCTTAAAGTGCTAGAAAAAAACAGAATCTGTCCTTGTAACGCTTGTGCCACGGCACCGGATTTACAATTAAAAATTATTGCACATTCTGGAGAATTACAATTCATAACTGTTCAGGCTAAGCGAAAGCCTTTTGGGAAAATAGTAATAGAAGCGCATAGGTTACTTAAGAATTCGATTTTAAGTGATAATTATGCGTTGTTAAGTGAAGATTTGTCTACAGTAATTGGGATTTCTGATGATTATAGAAGTCAACTGTTTAATTTTTCGAAATATGAAGATGTTTATGATGAGAAAAATATTAAATATTTGTTTTCTGAAATTGATAAAGAAAATCTAAAGCTTACGTCGTATGAAACTCCGTATGAAGTACATTTTGATAAATCGCCAATATTGGAGATTCAAAAAGAGTATAGTGTTTCTGCAGGAGAATTGTTAGAGTACATTACTAATTATAGTTATCGACATCATTGGGTAAAAGGAGTTAATGAATTCGTTTACAATCCAGACGAAGTAACTCGTTTAGGTACAGAACATGTGTGTGTTATAGATGGTAAACGATTAAATTTTACTACAGTAACGAAATCTGTAGAGTCAGATAGGTTAATTTACGGAGAGCATACTACGGATATTCCCGTGATTGATGGGATGTATCAGTTTTATACACTTGTTACTACTTCTGAAAATTCTTGCAAATTGATTTTGGAGTTGTATCCAGAAGCAAAGTCAATTTTTAAAAAAATTATGCTGCATTTAGTTATGAAGAGATCGTTCAGAAAATCAATAAAAGAATCTCTAGATAATCTAGAGGTGTACGTAAATAATAAATAG
- the murF gene encoding UDP-N-acetylmuramoyl-tripeptide--D-alanyl-D-alanine ligase gives MDITRLHELFLKSDGISTDTRKIKKNSIFFALKGGNFDGNTYAKQAIDKGALHAVIDDEKFAVSDQYILVKDTLKALQSLATHHRKHLKIPIIALTGSNGKTTTKELINCVLSSNYQTTATLGNLNNHIGVPLTLLSMNENTEIGIVEMGANHQKEIEFLCNIALPDFGYITNIGKAHLEGFGSLEGVLKGKTELYRHLKKYNKTVFLNIEDAKLSKAAEGIKVYTFSQKQESDITIQLDDVDPMVNVFCKNQNIHSNLIGAYNFTNISAAIAIGFYFKINPKKIKTAIESYIPSNNRSQIINKEELTIILDAYNANPSSMSVAIDNFHNLDYNNKTVFLGDMFELGDSAATEHEKIAEKATKTSFDTIYLIGNNFFETSIKDVRVRKYRSFETLKENESFSDIKDAILIKGSRGMQLERILDIIK, from the coding sequence ATGGATATTACAAGGCTACATGAATTATTTTTAAAAAGTGATGGTATTTCTACCGATACTAGGAAAATCAAAAAAAACAGTATATTTTTTGCTTTAAAAGGCGGCAATTTTGATGGTAACACTTATGCCAAACAAGCAATTGATAAGGGTGCGTTACACGCTGTAATTGATGATGAAAAATTTGCTGTATCAGATCAATATATACTAGTTAAAGACACGCTTAAAGCACTACAAAGCCTAGCTACACATCATCGAAAACATCTAAAAATTCCAATTATAGCGCTCACAGGAAGTAATGGAAAAACCACTACTAAAGAGTTAATTAATTGTGTCCTATCTTCTAACTACCAAACAACTGCTACTTTAGGAAATTTAAATAACCATATAGGTGTTCCATTGACCCTATTGTCAATGAACGAAAATACCGAAATTGGAATTGTAGAGATGGGCGCAAATCATCAAAAGGAAATTGAATTCTTATGCAATATTGCTCTACCAGATTTTGGCTATATAACAAACATAGGAAAAGCACATCTGGAAGGATTCGGAAGCTTAGAAGGTGTATTAAAAGGCAAAACTGAGCTTTATCGACATTTAAAAAAATACAATAAAACTGTTTTTCTAAACATAGAAGACGCTAAGCTTTCTAAAGCGGCAGAAGGAATCAAAGTATACACATTCTCTCAAAAACAAGAAAGTGATATCACCATACAACTAGATGACGTTGACCCGATGGTTAATGTATTCTGCAAAAATCAAAATATCCACAGTAATTTAATCGGTGCGTATAATTTTACAAATATCTCAGCAGCAATAGCTATTGGTTTTTATTTTAAAATCAATCCTAAAAAAATCAAAACTGCAATTGAATCTTACATTCCATCTAATAATAGATCGCAAATAATTAATAAAGAAGAATTAACTATCATATTAGATGCCTATAACGCCAACCCATCAAGTATGAGTGTCGCTATAGACAATTTCCATAACTTAGATTACAACAACAAAACTGTGTTTCTTGGTGACATGTTTGAACTTGGAGATTCTGCTGCTACTGAACACGAAAAAATTGCGGAAAAAGCAACTAAAACATCTTTTGACACAATTTATTTAATCGGCAATAACTTTTTCGAAACATCTATAAAGGATGTGCGGGTAAGAAAATATAGATCTTTTGAAACATTAAAAGAAAATGAATCTTTTTCTGATATTAAAGATGCTATTTTAATCAAAGGATCCCGCGGAATGCAACTCGAACGTATTCTCGATATAATTAAATAA
- the gldJ gene encoding gliding motility lipoprotein GldJ encodes MKNALVFKSLMALTISILLFSCNKTDYGNSSRATGWKYNSKDGGFQVNTNYKEQETGPGLVFVEGGTFTMGRVQDDVMHDWNNTPTQQHVQSFYMDETEVTNVMYLEYLDWLKGVYPPTEPKYKNIYHGALPDTLVWRNRLGFNEMMTNNYLRHPAYANYPVVGVNWIQAVEFSKWRTDRVNERILEEERVIKENAPFEDVSAESTFNTDTYLNAPSQTYGGNDEATRGGKKSEDYEKRNDSTGLYIQRKDGLLLPKYRLPTEAEWEYAALGLVELRSYNIYRGRKKYPWDGQYTRSGKRRTRGDQLANFKQGDGDYGGIAGWSDDGADITAPVASYDPNDYGLYDMAGNVAEWVADVYRPIVDDEYNDFNYYRGNVYTKNAINPDGTVKIVTTDSIIYDTLSNGKIVARVLPGGILQTPVDENETYLRTNFTQSDNRNFRDGDKSSSRYYEGFQDENIPNRRMYNSPIHSVEPSAADSTKLDRRYDESSKRTTIVSEEVRVYKGGSWKDRAYWLDPAQRRFFPQDMATDYIGFRNAMSRVGEKAKNKKTPKHRAPR; translated from the coding sequence ATGAAAAACGCGTTAGTTTTTAAGTCGCTAATGGCCCTTACCATTAGTATCTTACTGTTCAGCTGTAACAAGACAGATTATGGCAACAGTTCTAGAGCCACTGGCTGGAAATACAACTCCAAGGATGGTGGATTCCAAGTAAACACTAATTATAAAGAACAAGAAACAGGTCCAGGATTAGTTTTTGTTGAAGGTGGAACCTTCACCATGGGACGAGTTCAGGATGATGTGATGCATGACTGGAATAATACTCCGACACAACAACACGTACAGTCCTTTTATATGGATGAGACTGAGGTTACCAATGTTATGTATCTAGAATATCTTGATTGGTTGAAAGGTGTATATCCTCCAACCGAGCCAAAATATAAAAATATTTATCACGGAGCATTGCCAGATACATTGGTTTGGAGAAACCGTCTAGGTTTTAACGAAATGATGACTAATAACTATCTTCGTCACCCAGCATATGCCAATTATCCAGTAGTTGGTGTTAACTGGATTCAAGCTGTTGAGTTCAGTAAATGGAGAACTGACCGTGTGAATGAAAGAATTCTTGAAGAAGAAAGAGTAATTAAAGAAAATGCACCTTTCGAAGATGTTTCTGCAGAAAGTACATTTAACACTGACACCTATTTAAACGCTCCTTCACAAACATATGGAGGAAACGACGAAGCTACAAGAGGTGGAAAAAAATCGGAAGATTACGAAAAAAGAAATGACTCTACAGGTTTATATATCCAACGTAAAGACGGATTACTTTTACCTAAATATAGACTACCAACCGAAGCTGAGTGGGAATATGCTGCTTTAGGTTTAGTTGAACTTAGAAGTTACAACATCTACAGAGGTAGAAAGAAATACCCTTGGGATGGTCAATACACACGTTCTGGAAAAAGAAGAACTCGTGGAGATCAATTAGCTAACTTTAAACAAGGTGATGGTGACTACGGTGGTATAGCAGGATGGAGTGATGATGGTGCTGATATTACCGCTCCAGTAGCATCTTATGACCCTAATGATTATGGTCTTTATGATATGGCTGGTAACGTTGCAGAATGGGTAGCTGATGTATACAGACCAATTGTAGATGATGAGTATAATGACTTTAACTACTATAGAGGTAACGTTTATACTAAAAACGCAATCAATCCTGACGGAACTGTTAAGATTGTTACTACAGATTCTATTATTTATGACACATTAAGTAATGGTAAAATTGTGGCAAGAGTATTACCAGGAGGTATTTTACAAACTCCTGTTGATGAAAATGAAACATATTTAAGAACTAACTTTACTCAAAGTGACAACCGTAACTTTAGAGATGGTGACAAAAGCTCTTCTAGATACTACGAAGGTTTCCAAGACGAAAACATTCCTAACAGAAGGATGTATAACTCTCCAATCCATAGTGTTGAGCCAAGTGCAGCTGATAGCACAAAACTAGATAGAAGATATGATGAGTCTAGTAAGAGAACTACGATTGTAAGTGAAGAAGTAAGAGTATACAAAGGTGGTTCTTGGAAAGACAGAGCATATTGGTTAGATCCTGCACAGAGAAGATTCTTCCCTCAGGATATGGCAACCGATTATATTGGGTTTAGAAATGCAATGTCACGTGTTGGTGAAAAAGCCAAAAACAAAAAGACACCAAAACATAGAGCACCGAGATAA